From one Amycolatopsis sp. FDAARGOS 1241 genomic stretch:
- the aroQ gene encoding gamma subclass chorismate mutase AroQ has protein sequence MAAPEESAVGRETVAHAFGPLGPLADLVVERLLVGDRVAASKFGSGKAIDDPAREEQELAAVRTRAFALGLDPERTAGFFQDQITASKLVQRGLFDRWAANPEQAPTTSPDLAEIRAELDVLTTSLLNELVATDAMRRVEVLRAEISADVADHLDELHRDALKTALQSIR, from the coding sequence ATGGCCGCACCCGAAGAGTCCGCAGTCGGACGCGAGACCGTCGCGCACGCGTTCGGGCCGTTGGGTCCGCTGGCCGACCTCGTGGTCGAACGGTTGCTGGTCGGGGACCGAGTGGCGGCGTCGAAGTTCGGCAGCGGCAAGGCGATCGACGATCCCGCGCGCGAGGAGCAGGAGCTGGCCGCGGTGCGGACGCGCGCGTTCGCACTCGGGCTCGACCCGGAGCGCACCGCGGGGTTCTTCCAGGACCAGATCACGGCGAGCAAGCTCGTGCAGCGCGGGCTGTTCGACCGCTGGGCCGCGAACCCCGAACAAGCCCCCACGACCAGTCCGGACCTCGCCGAGATCCGAGCCGAGCTGGATGTGCTGACGACGTCGCTGCTGAACGAACTCGTGGCCACCGACGCGATGCGCCGGGTGGAGGTCCTGCGGGCCGAGATCTCGGCCGACGTCGCCGACCACCTCGACGAACTGCACCGCGACGCATTGAAGACCGCGCTGCAGTCGATCCGCTGA